In the genome of Thunnus albacares chromosome 16, fThuAlb1.1, whole genome shotgun sequence, the window TGGACACAGTTTGATTGAACACCCCCTAATTCAGAAGATAAATAAGAATGTGATTCAGTGCTGCTCCCTCCCTAATTGCCACACAATTTAGTTCTAAATCACCAAAGCAACCATCTTCAATGATGTGTTAATAACTTTACACAGAAGTTCCGCCACTCTGAAGAGAGAGAATTATTAATTTCATGTGGTGAAAACAACTGTAGTAGAGAAAATTCTGCAAAACATCACACTTGCTATGTTTTTGTTAGAAAGTCTACTTCATGAATAACCTTATTGTTCATGCTTACATTACATAATCTCAGACATTGACCAACTGTCTGCCTCTGCAgctcctgtctgtctgaactCTGCTGTCCCTAATGCACTAATGCAGAGCCTGACAGAAGTCTACACTCTCAGAAGTTACTTTTTTAGTCCTTCACTGCTAGAGAAGTGGAACTGAACAACACTTCTGAGTGTTACCTGCGCAAATGTGTTGATAAAGTGACAATTTAATGATTACTTTACTTGGCCCAGTGGCAAAGGCATAAAGGGAGGAATATACAGTAAGTGCTGTGCATGGTATTCTGCACTTAGAGGAAAGACGGAAAAGGATAAAGTAAGAAAATGCCATGATTTGTTCAACACTGTGCAATGCAATGCAGCTGAAATGATTACAGCCATGCACCAAATTTGCTCCATCAACATCTGTATGGCATATTACAGCACTTTTCATATTCAGTTGCTGAGAAAATAATGCACTGCTGCGTATGTAAAAGCATGATAATGCactaaaataattaatgaataacACTTCCCTGCTGGTGAGCTTGGCACAGAAAAAGAACACTGACCAAACTGTAAAAGCCTTCCCTGCAGACGGTTCTTGGTGACTAACTAATCACATTCATTCTGCTTGTTCCCAACTGCCTGCCTTTTAACAAACATCATAGGATAGAGGAGAAtgtgaacatttattttccttGGCATATCAAGAAAAGAATGAAAGGGCTGTTTGTCAAAATCTGAAAGACTGATTTGGTGGAGTTAGCATTGCGTTCATGTTGATAGACTCTCTGGCATTCCCAGCACATCCTTCTGTCAGTTAAATGTACGTGGCTCGGGCATTTGCTGATAGGTGACAATAATACAGCTAATGATGTTCCTTTGCATAATCATCTCCTGATCTTGCTCaaagtatttaatttgttttgactGGGGGGAGATTTCTGCATGAATAAAGACACAGACCAGTGTGCAGCACTGCCCAGTAAGTGTTTGCATGTCTTATGACCGAGCtcttttgtaattaaaaaaaaatccaagataTTGATTTTAAGGCCCATTACAATGGTTACTTTTATCTGATCTTGTGATCCAGAGTATCCCTCTGCCGCACTGTCACCATGgtaagagaaaaaatatatacagcataaatatatatacatgtaaagACTCCAAAGGTATTACCTAATGTAAAACtgcttcaaatgtttttttggttaCTTGGAAGCAACGCAACAAACTGCAAGAACAAAATTGATATGGCCAAATTGTTAGCTAGTTAATTGTTATTAAAAGTTACTTGgtaaatgtaagtccaatattcactctgtttGTTGCTCTGCTTTGGTCTCCACAAACTCCTGGGGGATATACTCTATGTGGCTCTctagctgctaaatactccactatATTCAGCAACTAGacactaactgtgtctgtctgttgtttggtgctggcaggtagtgtacagtggggttATTGGAGCATTTGTGCAGAGAACAAGGCTGATGAACTGTACCAAAACAATTGAATTGGGGGCTGTAGAACAAAAACAGTGAGCTAAAAGACATTCTGTAGAGTTTAAAATTCTCACTCTTACTATAAGTGGCACCTTTCACATtgcacattgtcatttgatctattgtaatattaaaataatggttggtgcagctttaagttcTTGTGTCTTGTTGCACCGGACAAAGCTTGACAAAATTGCAAAGTGATCTTATTTGATAACCACTGTGTAATGTTAACAAATGCTACACCACACCAATGTTGAGTTGATATCCAAAACCACTAGGCTTTATTTGGGCAATGAACATTCAGCATTTTTAAATTCAGGAAGATTCTGTCTACAAAAGTATATCACATTCATCCAAGGTCTCAGATTAGCTAACCCTCACAAGTACAAtgatatgtttgattttgtgctACTAATTACACAGTTAAAGCATACTTCGTCTTTTCTAATACAGGGcataaaaataattgaattcCATGCTTTTCATCATGTTACTTGACCAACTGGCGTGTGTGTCTCGTTGGAAAAATAATGTCCATTATCTATAACTgcacaagaaaacaagacagcaATAATAGCAAAATGAATTCAACAAAGCATCTCTCCCTTGTGACTTCACTGCCCTCTCATTTTTCGGTACCTTTGTGGAAAGCCATCTCATCCTGGTACAGTGTGGTCGAATCCAATTTGGAGGAGCTCAGCACTCAAAGTAAAAGGTAGCATTTGTGAAGCAATTTTATATGGAGGAATaaaaatttcagtttattactgTAAGTTGCACTTAATATGGAATAGTATGGGCCACACTGTGTGTCCTTTTGCTAGTTTAAAAACACTCAAAGTAGAGATTATAAGAAAAAGGTAGGTTTTGTGGCAGGTAAGTGTGTTTCCTACTGTCAGGTCACAAATGGCCCTGTGAAAGGAAAGCAAATCATAATATTACAATACCACTATGTCCATGTCTGTAATCTCTTCATATTTGGAGCTTCAGTGGATGTCACAGTGAGGATCTTGCGAGTGAGACTGGCACTCCGGTTCATACAGCAGGTCATCCTCTCCTAGTGTGGAACTGTGCTCCAAGTTCACAAAGTTGGGAATGTTGAAGTGGGAGAGGAAGGcacactctctgtctgtcttactCTCCTCTATTAGTCCTGTGAGAGGCTGGTGTGCCCCAACTTCCTCTTCCATCTCGTCCATCGCTGAGGAGCTCATACCTTCAGGCCTGTTATAGGTCTCCTGCTGAGCTCGGGTCCCAGTGTGCTTCTCAACTCTCTTGTCATCTGGTTTTTGCTTCCCCAGACCCTGATCCTCCTCGTTGATATAGAAATGAAAGTATGAGCGGGACTCAGCCAGCAATGGACGAGAGAAGGCTTTGTCATTTTCGTCCTGGGGACTGCTGATGTCTACCAGACAGCTCCCTGGTCGATGGCGCTTCTCAGCAGAGTCTGGGTTTCTGttaataaagacagaaagatcCAGGGTGAGATTGCAGAAAGAAAAAGCGTGAAAATAAAAGCTTCCactgtcatttttgtcattaatttATCTGTAGCTGAACGCTCAAAATTACTGAAATTTCTTGTTTTCATCAGTTTCActatttttgtgtctgtgtctggtCTGGAAAGTAATAGTAAAATAATGAAGCACTCTTCTCTTGGCAAAGGGAAAATAaccatgaaaaaaagaagagaaaattgCTGATTTTTTAGCCTGCCAATAAATACCCTATTTCACCGTGGCTTAACTAGAAATGATTTCTCTCCAATTTCCAACACTGATATTCATTTGAGCTGGCAATGTGCTTTTGTCCATATGAAGCTCATCTCTACGTCTAATATCAGCTTTCAATCAAAGCACAATAACATCATATATATGCAGCCAGCCATGGTTTATCGAAATGACAATGACTCACAACTTAATCTACAGTTATAATAGCAAAAGCATCCGTCCTGCTTCTGCATGCCTTTGCACACATCATCAATTCAGCTTGACATGAAAGCATGCCCCAGATCTGAGATGAGAGGAGCAAGAGCTGAATTGCTTGAGCTCTCCTTGGTGCTGAAATGGTCCCCGGAGGGCCAGATGTGAGAATAAAAGGAAGCATGGGCTGAAGCCTACTACTCACTCTTGATGTGGCGCTCCTGTCTTTGTCAGCAGTGTGAGAACAAAgaacatgaaaataacaaacacagcGAGTCCAACCCAGAAGCCAATTACGATGGAGTCTGCAATGTCAGAGAAGAATCTTGTTATAGTGCATTGTTTTAATGATTAAACTCATCCTCTGCTACTTGTGGTTTTCTCTCAGGGGCCATCTCTCTAAGAGCTAAATTCCCAATTACACAGTTTAAGTGAGcattcagtatttctaaaatttGATTAAAGCAGCCACTTGTCTGGTATGTTTGCTGATGACCATTTTTTGTCTCATTAAGTGGCATGTCCATTACCATTTGAGGATACAGTCAATAAAGATGCTGTATGAGAATTGCTGccaaataatttgtttattgaGAAGCAGGTGTCACCCTTCAGCTGAAGCAATAAAGATAAGGCAAGAAGTGAAATGTGGCAAGGgaaattaatcattattattttaatggtgGTGAATTTGAGTAGAGTAATCCTATTTGCTGTGACACACAGATATCGCATGCACTGAAaggcacacgcacacaaacacacgcgcgcgggcacacacacacacacacacacacacacacacacacacacacactgcacaaaGTAAAGGGCAGTAAAAGCAATGCAAGGTTGTCTCAGTAGCCTAATTTATACAGTTCTATTGTGCTTACATCTGTGCGCCTTGAGTCCCTCAAAAGACACGGGCTCATCGTCGTCATAATATTCATATTGCCATACGTAGTCACTGCGACGTGCACTGGTTTGGCTCCGGTTGTGGGAATCGGACATTTCAAACCGATTTTACAGACtttgaacagaaaacaaaattaaatcaaCCCAGCAAGGGAGCGATATAAGTGGATAATGTTATTATAGCCATAAAGTTTACTAACCGCAATCTCCAGGGATGTGATCTTCTCTTTGTTGTTGAAGATAATTTTACAGCATGTGAATTTGGGAAATCTGCCAACAACTCCTTGGAGGTTATATCCGTCTTCTGGAATTTAACAGTGTGTCAAAGAGGCGATAAAGAGCGGTGAAATCCATCGCTTTAGCGTTACGCAAAAACTCCATTCATCCTCGTGTAAGTCCTGTAAGAGGAGCAGCAGCCTTTTGGCGAGCTGTTCAGTGCGCATCACCTTTATCCAACCTAACATCCTCTTCTGCCGTCTGACTTACTCATTTGGATACTGAcattacactgcaaaaaatgctCATCTTAACCAGCCACTGACTCTAGTGTGGAGGGGATAAGATATTGGTTTCCTCGAACGTAAAAGGTGTTTCCGCTGAAAGTGATTCACAAAAAATCTCGAAAGAATTCTATTTTTAGTGGGATAATTCATATTTACTAAATACATattatttgttgatttgtaTAAAAACAAGGACGCCTGACAAAAATTGAAGGATGGTTTGTGTGAGTGAgatgtaaatatatttacatttgactAATGATTGGCCACAAAATGATCGATTTGGACATATAAGGTGAAATAATTATGCTCAAAATGCAATTTCACTTGTTATAAAAATTTGCAGAATGAGACAATGAGTGGAAGCTACAAAGATCAACCAACCAATCACATCCAATCTGAGGGAATGCCCACCTCTGTCGACCCACCCACTTTAACTTCTACTCTCTAATCCATAAATAATGATACTATAAATTCTGCATGATGACACTGTACACCACTTAATTTGAGGAAACAAAACCAATTATGTACATAATAAAGAACAAATTTGGAGCAATCCATCCGTGGTTAGTAAGCAGACTCACAGGCTTCAAGGAACTAATAATTTGACATTGCTtcattaaaattacatctagCAACCAGATGTCAAACTAACCATCATTGATAGTCCTTGATTCAGTTATTTGAGGACAACTTAGTTCTCAATTCAGTCACTCCATTTCCTGATTTGTTCCTTCCTCATTCCTTGGTAACTACTCTGAATTTGAGTACATTATTGTGAAGTGTGTTGTATACCCAATGTAATATTATTGACATTGCACTCTTGAGcatacaatacattaaaaaaaacattccactTGTTTTATGAATTTCCCCAAATGCCTCTGTGTTATTACACCAATGACAATAGTGTCCAACAACACCACACTCAAAAATCAAGAGACTCTAATATAAATTTTATCCGAGTCCAATTTTATTACATCAACTCAGTCAGGACTAAAATTTGATGTTAAAGGAAGCTGGTGGGGACTGTAACAAAATCAGCCAGTGTATCTTtcataaaatgttcaaataataTACTGTTGAAACGCTGAGGGACAATGGCAATATTTCACTTATGCCTTTGGTCTTAGTGATAAATTTTGTTCAAATCCCAAAGTGTGTTTTATAATTTGCCACCCACCAAGCCTCTTGAGGAAGTGCATATCTAAATTGCCTGACCATTTTCCATTTTAGTGGAACAGGGTTTTTTTTGAAAGGCTGTAAACAAAGCAAACATGACTAATGATTTTAAAATTACTTGCACTGAGgacaatttgaaaatgtgtctGCTTGAGGTAGGaaatatttgttatatttattaatcACTAAATACTCTCTTTTCATCCTTTGATAAATATTCACTGAAGCAACTTCATTAGTAGTCCTGCATTACTGTCATTTTTGAAGAACCTCTTAATCAGAGCCACCTAAGGCATCCATTCATTCACTGATGCTCAACCAAATGGaattttacacatcattaaaataattttcatgTATGTAATTTTCAAAAAATTACATTCACCCAAATGATCCaaaatgtatacagtacattaaaatcTTGGTGCTATTAGTGTATAGTTCTTTAGTGAGTTTGCTTGTACTGTTACTGTTAGTATTCCTGGCCAAAACCCATCACATGTCTGGACACATCAGCTGCTAGATGcttcttggctttttttttttggcagagcTGGGATTGTTTTTGGCTTTCACCTCAGGATGTTGATGAAGCCAGATTTAACAACATTTGTGGAGTTTGCCTGTTACAAATCATGTCTTctctctactaaaggaaggactctctgtttgtatgtctgtatgtatgtatgtctttcGCATATCTCTTCAACTGTTCATCCAATTGACTCCACACTTCACGGGTATATGGCTGGGGACCTAAGGAAATGCAGTGCACAAAACAGATGATTTTCTGTGCAAACAGCCACtggtttctgtttcattttcctcctctgcatttcaccttttcattaattcattacatccaacaaatgcaacagtaaatacagagaACAACGGGACAAATCaatgttttttcctcatgtgtgaatgctgtgtttcaagcaaggcagctgagagagagagagaaagctttCTCTGAAACAGAAAGCCCGTGAATGAGATAAATCCCTGACCAATCagtggtctgcagtgttttcacgtCACCTTTTAGTATCAGCCCAGCTCCAGAAAAGTTTTTTCACGTCATgctctaaaaaaagaaaagtagacagcgaatacagagcttttaatcaagaatggacagactctGAGGCTGCTTCccacaggcagttcaaaaccagcaTGTCTcataaaagcacaaatcttttgagcaaacatacccactcaaatgatatgaactgaagccacagaaaGTAAatgatctaagagcccaatatgatcagTCAACTTCATTTTAGGACGCACACTTTTTCAAAAGCtttctgttatgtattttatttttaaatgcagaactcattatacttgaaatgagaaaatattcactATTACAGTacttaacatctgtgtataatagagtTTTGATTTCTTTCATGTTGGTGTAAATACTCATTCCTACCTCACATCACCAGTATCaatttttctctgtgttgaaACAGCAATACCAGAGGCCAAGCAATCAAGCCAGTTCtgaacaggcatgttttgaatgggcactgcactagttttaATTAAAGTCACTATGTAAATGATTTAAACATTTAGTACTTAAGAGCCATTTGTTGGTAGGATCAAGAATGACACTGCAACAAATCAAGCCTATTACATATAATGACAACATTTAGTTCACCATCCAATGTCAACATCACATCAACACATAAAATCTTTTCTTTCATGCGGCAAACACAGTATGGTTATCATCTGTGAAATATTATGGAAATGGCAAATAAACTATAGTAAAGGTATGGTAAGGGTTAgacaactaaaaaaaatgtggttacggttaaaaaacttaaaatactgGATTGTGTCGCAAAACAAACACCAGTCTCGTGCATGAAAGCTGGAAGCACTACTTGCCCACCCACCACACCAACCTGTACAATCTACTTCTTGCACTGGTACTGAACGTTGGCACTGGATGTAAATTGTGATGTGTAATTCATTCAGGTATACTGGACTGGGCAGATGAACCCACAACAGATCTGAACCAGGAATGCAGAATAAATGGGCTGAAAGCAACTGAAATTGTGTGCTGAAATCGACAGCACTGATTTTGACCAGGATCATGCCTACAAGTAAATACTCATGATATCAGACAGGCAGGCATGAGGAAGGGAAGCTAAAGAGGGActgataaataagaaaaaaattgcTCATAGCTCCTCAGGAGATAGCTACCACCAATCTAAGAACAGATCTTTTGTTGCAGTCAGAAACATAGCTTGTTTGCGGAGCTGGCAGCACCATGGGAGGGTGTGGTTTAATTGGCCTATTAGAGGAAACTTAGATATACAGAGTTGGCAGCAGAGACACAGGAATGTGGTTGGAAACCAAAGGTCTGCCCAGTAGAGGTTGGTTGTTGGGGTTTTGTGGACAAATTAGTTTTGTCCCTTTTAAAGGCCCAATATTTAACTTTTCTGCatcaaaatgtctaaaaatgactatAGCTATGTTATAAATTTTGTTGAGTTCTGTaattacattatcccaaatgtttccaataatgttcaaacccagagaaatttGTAATTTTAAGCAAGGTAAGGCCCTTTTCATTTGGTCGCTTGTCAGGCGACATATCAATTTTGCACATGcgtcagtgttgtggttgtctgccagaaactgtcataaactgatgttttatccagttttaagccacCTTTTTACAACAGCTACATTTTTTAGCTCTTGGTCATTTATAACTATAtgttttaaccagatgaaggattttagtcatcaaacatctggatcttaagttattagagaaacaagctgaggaaacgttagcagcagcttggctcaGTCTGGACATCCTGTGTCCACCAAACAGCGTCAGAGGAACACTGATTTTaaacgtgaaactgctttattcagtatttttactggTATTAATCACTGGGTCTGTTTGCTCTGGAGAGGAGACCTCtggataatttggctcctggtaaaaacctcctgaacaatGAACGCTAACCAGGAGAAGCTGACTGCAATGACCAttgatgtataaagagaactggatacatTGTCAGAGGCGGGaccccgttcattcctatgaaagtttctcagtggcgcatgaagccaaaaaagttcaacttcttcTGCATAGCTTCCGCATTTGtggggcccatagagcaagaGCACCAGTGACTTCTGCTGGCTGAGCTGgctacttccagtttagccctccagctaacttaaatggggataaaacaattcaatcatgcaaCTCTTCTAGCCTTTAGAAATGTGATCGGACTGAATGGCTCAGTCTTTTTGGGCCAATGTGCATCACatgacattgtaattacacaATTTGGCTGCTATGTCGAATTGGCTTCACAGACCggtgctgttcctgggggcttggcaACGACGGCAATGGAGGTTGTTTaataatgaagacaaaaaactgttaaactgttGTTACCTGTTgttagctgtttttttgttagCTAGCATGTTGTTAGCTGGTGATGTTACAAAGGAGTTTACTTTGTTGCTTTCTAAGGCAAGTCAAGGAAGATTGGTTTGTCTGGTGCATCAGACAGCGTGCTGATTAGCTTGACATGTTGCTTGCAAGCTGCTTGATTGAACTGTATATATTCTCATTTGTAATTGCACTGTgtagtttcttttttatgtctGCAAAGACCTTTGTAaactttgaaaatatatatagtaaataaagcagtaaattaaggatattattattattatttttagagCTGATATCGATATGAGGGAGTAAAAAAATTCCAATATCGATATATCGGCTgatattctctctctctatatatttatatatatatatatgaaaaagcATCAGATATACATTTATGCTGCCTATATAACTTTACAGAAaccaacaaaatatatattggTGCATTTTGGATAACATATACGCTAATACCAATGTCatactgatatatctgtgataggccAATACAGTCAATATAGTCTGGCTCTGACAGATAAGGGACATGATTTTTGCATCCAGTAGTTTCTAACACCAGGAAGGTTGCTAATTATTAGCTAGTTGTAAGGCTTGATAGAGCTTGATTAAGCAACTGAGTATCTGCTCTTTGCAGGGGTGAGGAGGATATGATTCAAGGACAGTTTAAAGTTGCATTAGATCACCGCAGTTTCTGATATACAGTAAAAGTTTTTACATGCTTTCCCATTTACTTGAATGACagagtgtgtccaaacttttgactggtactgtaactAGTGACTATTTGTAAGACAAGCAGGAATGGCTGGTGGACTGCTGAGCAGACCATGGCATTCAGGTGAAACTACTTGTCAAGCCAGTGCAGCCTGTGCGTTCAAGTGATGACCAATTATAAATATATACCTGCCCTCTTCAGTGAAGCCTCACTGGTGTTAAAAGAGGACAAAACTCACACAGTTAcataaaaaagactgaaaataaattaaaaaggcTCTTGGCACCAGGGTGAGTGacacagacattttatagaagtAATAGCTGATTAAAGCATTACCAAGACAACACaagcatgtactgtataaacaATACAACCccacagcagctgcagaaaacaAAGGCACATATAAAAGCTAAAAGAGAGCTGCACCGTTTTTGCACACTGCAtagtgcatgcacacacacacacacacacacacacacacacacacacacacacacacaattcaatGTTGCTATGCAACGCAAGGGGTGAATGGTCGATGGACGTTCTCctctagagagagagagagttgcaACATTTTGAGCTGAGTGAACCCAACTGTgacaaagtgtcaaataaaaataaaagttcatTACTTTGAAGTACACAAAAAAGACTTTTTGTACAGTAACAAggataaatatacatttttattttcacccccAAATGTAGATATACATGTACTTGCTATTTGCTTGGTTGAGGGTTGAATTCAAAGGCAGTTCACCTTAGGCCAGGGTGTCACCTGTCAGAAAGCTCAGTAGATTTATGATGATACAGCCTGATACCCACTACTGGGCCTAATGATAGGTCAAAACctaatttaacagaatttaacACCTACTGAACTTCCATAGAAATGCTCTCCAAGCTTTTTGTATATTCCATTGTGTGCATCTATCAAACATTGTGTCCATACACCATGGGTGGTGTTACAGAGTTCTAGGTTTTGTCTTAACATGACAGTATTACCTcttgcctctctgctgctctgctaaaggAGACAATTGCTCACATTAAGTTATACAGTATTACAGAAATAGGCTTCAACTCTACAGAGTATTTTTGTCTTGAGGCTCAGAGCTTCACACAGGATTATGTGCATTAGATGGTAAATCACAAATGTTATAATACTACTTGCCTGCATTTACTAAAAGCTAAAAGGGGTGGAAAGGCTACATCAAAGCTTGCCGTCTACAGTAGTTTGtctcacattcatctgcagattaataaTGTATATTTCATTGCAAACAGACAGTTTCTCAAAGCTGTCCCACAGGGTTTGCTTTaatctgttatgctttgggctgttgctttgttcttttttagCCACAGTGGTCATGGTGAGAATATATGCTGTGCTGTCTCACAGTGAATGTTGCAAGGGCTTTGATCTAAAGAAATGTGTCCATAGGGAGCTAGCAATTAAATGGTCAAAGCACTTGTCAGTGAGGAGTGAAACCTCTTTGTATCACCAAATGCAATCAGAATAGCAAATGTACAGCAGACCCCCTTCCTGGGTTATTATCCCTGTGCACATAGCCACATGTATTTAAAGAGTGAAATGATGACATTTCCTTAATAGCTGCCAGTCCTCACCTACAGTGGATCTCCAGTTGGAGAGATAGATGTGGAAGCAAGGATCTAAATTCTTGCTCAGTAACATCAACAGTGGCACTCTATCTGGGATAGATAGTAGATAATAGTAAGTCAATAGCAATAGCAAAACAGATATAAATTTGTACAAAACCTTTATAAACCGTCatattagcttagtttagcattagTAAGCTACATTAGCAGGCATGCATTAGCTTAGAAGCATTAGTGTGGAAACTATTATGCTTAAATTCTGCTTAACCATGACTTTAAAAAGTATTACCTGTttc includes:
- the LOC123000051 gene encoding melanocortin-2 receptor accessory protein 2A-like; translation: MSDSHNRSQTSARRSDYVWQYEYYDDDEPVSFEGLKAHRYSIVIGFWVGLAVFVIFMFFVLTLLTKTGAPHQENPDSAEKRHRPGSCLVDISSPQDENDKAFSRPLLAESRSYFHFYINEEDQGLGKQKPDDKRVEKHTGTRAQQETYNRPEGMSSSAMDEMEEEVGAHQPLTGLIEESKTDRECAFLSHFNIPNFVNLEHSSTLGEDDLLYEPECQSHSQDPHCDIH